AGCCATGGCATGAGCCTGAATATTTAGTCACCCCAGGCCTGACCCCCATCTCATGCAGCCATGGTGTCTAGGGACCAACGTGTTTTCTAACAGGCTGCAGAGTGTCACCTTGAGTCCTTCAGAGGGAGGGACAGTGCTGCTGTCACctacttctcctcctcctttgtcCTCCTCTAACTCTCCCTCCAAAAGCAATGCACAGATTGAGGTCCTATTAGATTTTATTACCGTGCaagcaaaaacaaattaaaacagcGGCAAGGACCCAGCCCATGCTCTTTGTCCTCTGCTGGATTTTCAGGTATTTTAGACTCCAtggaagctggagagagagagcagccccAGGGGAGCTTCTGGGCACCTCCTACAGGTGACACAGGAAATCTGCATTGCAATTcaacatcccccaccccacccctagtGCTAGAGCGGGACCTGCATTATCTCATAGACCACGGTGAGGTtttctgctgccaccaccacataCGGCCTGTCGTTGGCATGGATCTCTTGGTGCCTTTTGAGGCTTGATTTGCGGGTGAAGTTCTTCCCGCATTTGGTGCAGACGTGGGACCTTTCCCCGGCATGGATCAGCTGGTGCCTCTTCAGGTGCCCGATGGCACTGTAGCTTTCTCCGCACTCCGTGCATATGTACGGCCCCTCCCGCGTGTGGATCAGCTGGTGCCTCATGAGGTTGGCCTTCTGACTGAAGCTCTTGCTGCACTGAGGACAGGTGTAGGGCTCCTCCcttgtgtggattctctggtgcgTGATCAGGGTGATCTTCTGCCGGAACCCCTTCCCGCACTCGCTGCATGTGAAGGGCCGCTCCCCCGTGTGGGTCCGGCGGTGTGTGATGAGCTGCGACTTGTCGatgaagctcttcccgcagtcagtgcatttaaagggccgctcccctgtgtggatcctctggtgAATGATGATGTTGGACTTCTGGGTGAAGCATTTGCCGCACTCGGCGCACTTGTACGGCCgctcccctgtgtggatcctctcgTGCTGGACAAGCTGGGACCTCACGAAGAAGCacttctggcattggccacacTTGAATGGCCGCTCGTCCCGGTGGGTGCGCTGATGCTTGGTGAGGTTGCCTTTCTTGCTGAACTTCTTCCCACATTCAGAGCACGTGTGAGTCCGCTTTCTCCTCAGGCCTCCCCTTGGGGCGGAGAGTGCTCCCTGGTGGCTTTCCTCGACTTCCAGGCTGGGGGATGGTTCCGCTTCTGCGGTGCTTGTCTTGTGTCTTATGAGATCTCCTGTCAGATCTCTCTCACACCTGTTGGGTTCCTGTGAGCCTTGTCTCCTGAGAGGTCTCTGATGGGCTGTGAGATCTCCTGTTGCTGTTGTATTTCCCTGACACCCATTGGGTACCTCAGGGCCCTGTCTCCTGTGAGGTCTCCGATGGGCTGTGAGATTCCCCTTCTTAACAAAGCGTTTCCCACATTTGGCATACTCATGTGCTCTCTCTCCCGGCTGTGTGGTACCTACGTGGCTCCCCATGGTGCTGAAGCTTTTCTCATCTCCATCACCCTTGCCATGCTGGGCTCTCCAGTGGGCTGTCAGATCTACCATCTGATCAATGCTTTCCCCATATTCGCTGCATGGCCCCAGTCTCTGTGGTGCGTCTAATTTAAGGATTTCCATTGTaatgctgctctgctcccaggctgCCCTGATGGACCAGGCCGCTGGGCTGTTATGGAAGCTTTGTTCGCAGGGAGTGGGTATGTCACATCTGTTTCCGGCTTCGTTTTGCTCTTTCTTTGCTTTATCCTGACTCATGAAGATTTCTACCTCGCATCGGCGTGCTCCCACTTCTCCTTCCTCATTTTGTTTCCTGAGGGGGCTCCCGTTTTTAGTCCACTCCTCTGGACGCTTCTCCTTATTTGAAACCGTTGGGCTTTCATCTGCTGGATGAACAATAAAATACAATCAGGCATTAGTTCAGAGGCTGATGACAGAAGTAAAGCCATAGTCATGGCTGTTAATTTTGGAGAAAATCTTGGAATGATCACAGCTAAGTTGAagcccaggagctgggggcaTTGTTATGTAAAGCTTAGACCGGGGGAATAAGTCTCAGAACTTCTGGTCCTTGGGGGCCATCTTGGCCACTGGCTTGCTTGTGACCATGGCAGTTAATCTATGCTCCCGCTacctctgctccccacctgtGAGCtagacaacacagacagagggtgggagaaaagCAATATCACCACCCCTATGTGGCAGACAgagaacggaggcacagagagattgaaggatgaaatcctggcccttctGAAGTTAATGGGGGTTGGCTTCAGCAGAGTCACGAGTCACACAGCTAGtgtgtggcagaactgggagcaGAGGCTGGAACCACAGCCCATTACTGTAACCACAGGTCCAAAGTCCTCTGCCACAACATCAGTGTTTACTAGTGAAGAAAAAGTCCCTGATTCTGATTCACTTCCACCAGcagaaatcaggagtaactccaaagAAGGTCCTGGAGTTACACTGATGCGAAATTGATTTGAGTCCAGAATCAGCCGCAGAGAGAGCAGCTTCTATTGCCTTTGGCCTAGCCACCAGCCTTCCCCTTTCCCTACTTCCCATTCAAACAAGGATATTACCCATCATTATTACAATAAAGctttgtcttttattttattttcaggtgtTGGGGCTGCTTGTTTTCACAGCTTGTTTCCATTccttgctgctcctgctctgacCTGCTGATCTGATGAGAGCAGGATGAGAGGCTGTAACAGACTCTGCCACATCCAGTTTCTTTCCTCTCTCTAGCACAAACTCTTGTACACATGGAAGTGTGCGACCACTTACTCACGCCAAAAAGCAACTGTGCAATCTTTCTTGTTCACCCATTTTAAATCGCATCCTTTGGAAATGGTTAAAGCTAAACTCACATCAAGGATGAATTCGGCCCATTGACTTTTAGGGTCTTGTTGCACTACAGAAAGAAATGGCCACTAGCCCATCTGTGTTTCAGTGGAGTGGAAATAGGGTTGACTAACTATttgaagggaaaaagaaaaggaggacttgtggcaccctagagactaacaaatttatttgagcataaactttcgtgagctacagttcactttgttggatgcatgcagtggaaaatacagtgggtgttaccatacacactgtaacgagagtgatcaggtaaggtgagctattagcagagggggggcttttgtagtgataatcaaggtgggccatttccagcagttgacaagaacgtgtgaggaacagtggggggtggagggaagggaataaacatggggaaaacaTGTCTgacagaggctcattcacctgcacatctaccaatgtgatatatgccattatgagccagcaatgcccctctgccatgtaccttggccaaactggacagtctctacgtaaaagaataaatggacacaaatcagacgtcaagaattataacattcaaaaaccagtcggagaacacttcagtctctttggtcactcgattacagacctaaaagtggcaattcttcaacaaaaaaacttcaaaaatagactccaatgagggactgctgaattggaattaatttgcaaactggatacaattaacttaggcttgaataaagactgggagtggatgggtcattacacaaagtaaaactaattcCCCATGgttcacacgttcttgtcaactgctggaaatggcccaccttgattatcactacaaaaggttccccccttcccacccctactTTCCTGCTAgtcatagctcaccttacctgatcactcaggttacagtgtgtatggtaacacccactgtttcatgttctctgtgtatataaatctccccactgtattttccactgcatgcatccgatgaagtgagctgtagctcgaaagcttatgctcaaataaatttgttagtctctaaggtgccacaagtcctccttttctttttgcggatacagactaacacggttgctactttgaaacctattTGAAGGGAAAGTGCTTTAAATTAGGCTTGATCTGCCTATGGACTAAAACACTGTTCCCTAACACTGCGACAGAACCAAGAAATGCCTATGTTAGAACACAGTGCAGTGAAGTGCGGTGCAGTGCATATGGGCACTTAAACAGGATCGTGCATGGCCAGCCCCTAAGGTGTGGTGAGGCCACTTTGCACTGCACCTCTGATGCATTCTGTAGCCGGACAAGGGAGGATGGCTCCAATACATCCAGGCCAGTACGGAGGCATGGCCAGAGGAAAGACGGAGTGGCCTGGGTGCCCTGTTCCTTGCTGATTCCTGGCTGCATCTGGCCTCTAGGAACCAGTGGCAGCTGCTATAACATAGATTTGCACTGCACTGGATGCTCGCTGTGTCCTTTGCTCTGTACACAACAACAGCATGAAGGCACCACAAGGGCCAATATAACTATTTTTACTAAATATGCCAGGCGTGGCTACGTACACATGGCTGTTTCTGGCAGCTTCTAATACCAAGAACACAGTCAGCGCCACTGGAGGGTTCACACACAGCTTAAAAGGATACTGCTCTGCTTTTACATGAGGCAGCAGTCCTTGGCCATAGTGAAGTTTGTGGGTGAAGAgttaggacccagtcctgcaaatacaCATGGCTGGTCTTAACTTTATTCCCATGAGTAGCCCCAGTGATTTCAGGATCCAGGCCTGAAGGGACAACTTGATGACAGCTGCAGAAGAGAGCTGATGAGAATGACAATCGGTAATAATTAATGCAACATGAGGACGACTTACAGCACAACAACGTATTGTGATGCCGGCATAAAAATGGATTCTTGCTTTAAAATCCAAACACCTGCAAACACTTTGCCTCACTGACATTTTCACAGATATAACCAATGTTCGTAGTctatatggccctgattcagcaaagcatatgCTAAACTTTAAAGACTTGTTTACCTGGGGAAATTGACCAGCAGAATTATAGCTAGGTCAGTATAACTCCTTTTGTGAACACtcctattctggaataaaagtgacaTTAAGCTGGTGTAATATACATAATTATACAGCTATACTTCTGGTCAATTTCCCATGTAGATAAACCCCTTACATCAGGTAACTAACTAATTGATGATCTAAGGAAAATACACTCACACACCCACCTGCGTGCACACAACCAGGATATGAGCCGCACCACATGGCCTCATCAAGGCAGTTTGGGCTCATTATTttcatacagtttttaaaattaaacacagacGATTATTTTCTTTGACAAGGAGCAACTTTGACGTGTCAGCTGTTAAATAAAAGGACCTTAAAACATAAAAGATTTTGGTCCCATTCTGCTCATCAGCAAATATCCCTGGATACCTTGTAACTTCATCAGCTGTGAAAATATTGTCCCCAGTGCTTGCGTTTAAAGAAACAAGCAGGTGGCACCCAAAAGAATACATATCTGATTCTGATCAAAGAGGGAGATTTAACATCAGTAACTGCTAGACGTATAAT
Above is a window of Caretta caretta isolate rCarCar2 chromosome 2, rCarCar1.hap1, whole genome shotgun sequence DNA encoding:
- the LOC125631174 gene encoding uncharacterized protein LOC125631174; amino-acid sequence: MSQDKAKKEQNEAGNRCDIPTPCEQSFHNSPAAWSIRAAWEQSSITMEILKLDAPQRLGPCSEYGESIDQMVDLTAHWRAQHGKGDGDEKSFSTMGSHVGTTQPGERAHEYAKCGKRFVKKGNLTAHRRPHRRQGPEVPNGCQGNTTATGDLTAHQRPLRRQGSQEPNRCERDLTGDLIRHKTSTAEAEPSPSLEVEESHQGALSAPRGGLRRKRTHTCSECGKKFSKKGNLTKHQRTHRDERPFKCGQCQKCFFVRSQLVQHERIHTGERPYKCAECGKCFTQKSNIIIHQRIHTGERPFKCTDCGKSFIDKSQLITHRRTHTGERPFTCSECGKGFRQKITLITHQRIHTREEPYTCPQCSKSFSQKANLMRHQLIHTREGPYICTECGESYSAIGHLKRHQLIHAGERSHVCTKCGKNFTRKSSLKRHQEIHANDRPYVVVAAENLTVVYEIMQVPL